The genomic interval CCTCTCGCGACTGACAGGCATTCCATTCTTTTCAGACGAGATGATTCGGAGGCAACGGGTTCTGAACAAGCACTACGCACCGTTCGTCGCAGAGGACGGGACCGTCATATTGTCGCGCATCGGCGCTCCTCACCCTTATCAGATAGACATTTATCAAAACAGGCTCACATGCACATTAGAGAACGGATCGGAATGGAGCGCCACGTCCGTTTCTGATGAAGCGCCCGTCAAGCGAGGCTTCATCACGGGGAAGCCGCCGGCGCGACCGACGCGCTGTTCATTGACCGCGCTCACTGGAGTGGGAATCGACGTTCTCCTGTACGAGAACAGCCCCGTTCAGCTCGCGGCTGGGCATCCGCAAGCCATTGAGACCAGCATTGATACCGACTACGACGCGTCGGACAAATCCGGGAGAACCGTTACAGTCTCTCCGAGCAAGAGCGACTCCGCCAATCCCGACAATTATCGCAGCAATTCAGCAAAGATCTCTCTTGTGGGAGATTTTCCCATAATCAATTCAGGCCTGTTCGGCATCGAGCTTGGGTCCGAGCGACGGTCCTCCATTGGAGTGACCCTTGTGGATGAGAAAGGCAACGAGTCCTTTCGTTACTATCCGGCCTTGCGCGCGGAACAGAAGACGCTGGTCCTGCTTTCGAAGATCGGCTTTCCTGACCATGAAAAGCTTCACAGCAAAATCAAGCGGATCGACGTCTGGCTATATACGGATACGGGCAACATGACCGATCAATCTGATTTCAAAATCGATGTCGGCAACGTTGTCATGTTCGCAAATCCAGTGCAGCTACGCGAATACATGGCGACCTCCGACTTTCAGCTTGAGATCGAACCATAACTATCGGACGGTTAGATAATATTCCACGCAGATGCTCGGCTACGGGAATATCAGCACCACCACAGCCTCGAAACACGAAACCGAGCATGTTGCGCACCTCACACATATTGCCCGCCGCTCGCGGTCGAGCCCGCCGCGTTGCCCGGCAGCGTGCCGCCCGATGAGCTAATGACGCCGTTCGAGATCGCCGAATAGCGCGTGCCGGTGGCCGCGCCGCTGTAGGTCACGCTGCCGCATTCGATCACGCCCGCGCCGGTGGCGATGGCGAATTGCGAGCTGAACGCCGGCGTGCCGGTCAGCGTGATGGTCACGCTCGGGGAATAGATCAGCCCCTGGTACGAGACGTTCCAGTGCCGACCCGCGCCGCCGGATATCGCATAGTTGCCGACCACGTTGACGGTGGCGCCAAGCGCGGCGCGGACATGGACGCCGGCCGCCGCGCCGAAATCCACGTTCGCGATTTCCACATAGGCGCCCTTGCCCTGGACGTTGAGCGCGTTGCCTGATGTCGCGGTCTGGATCTTCAGGCTGTTCAATCGATAGGACCCGGCGAAGCCGACGCCACTGAAGGCATCGGCGCCGGTCACGCTGATCAACGTATTGGCCGGCGTCGTCGCGTTGCCCTTGATGGTGACGCGCCCGGCTCCGGTCAGGGTTTTGAGGACCACCGCACCGGTGTAGGTGCCGTCCGCAAGCTGAACCGTCACGTCGTAGATCGACAGGTCGATCGCCGCAGCGGCATCGATCGCCTTCTGGATGGTCAGAAACGCGCCCCCGGAGCTGTTCGACAGCCCGTCATTGCCGTCGCTGCCGTCAGTGCGGACGTAATAAATGCGGTTTGCGGCAAGCACGTCGCGCGGGCCGCCATTGACGGGAAACGAGACCCGCCCGCTGGCCGCATCGAACACCATGGCCTCAAGCCAGCTCGATCCGTCCGCAGACACCTTGAGCTTGAATGCGTCGGCGCCGACCAGGCCGAACTCGGCGCGACCCGAAAAATTGTCCGAGAAGAATATCGACGCCGTATTGGCGGAGCTTTCCTTCGAGACCTGAAGCCGCATGTCGCCGGTGCCGCCGTCGGCGGCGGCGATGGCGGTAAACAGCGCGGCGTTGGATTTGACGCTGAGGAGATTGGGACTGCTGGCGGCGGTATTGACGCCGAGATGCGCCACATCATCGAACGACGCCGTGCCGCCCGCGCTCTGCCAGGCCGCGCCGTCGAACACGAACAGGCTGCTGTCAGCCGCCGACCAGATACACCATCCCGTCTTCGGCGCGAGGAACGCCCAGGCGCCGTCCTGCCAGGTCGCGATTGTATCGTCCTGTCCCGCCCACGCGCCGGTCGCGCCGCTTGCGACCACATGGCGTTCGCCGTCCGCCGGAGTGGATGGTGGCGCGGTGAGCGTCAGATCGAGCACGCCGATCTGGATCGCCGCGTCGAGAATACGCAGCGCCTCGTTATGGGTGACGTGCTTCTGCGCCTGGCTGCCGTCGATATACGGCAGCCCGAGATTCGGTGTGTCTGTCATGGCAACTCAGAGGGTGAGAGTAAGCTCAGTAGGATGGCCGGCGCCGACGGTCGCGGACATTTGCGCGACGCGAAGGTGCAGGCTGGTTTGCGGCGTGCCGAAGTCCGCCAGTTCGTCGGCGTCGGCGTAGAACGCCTCGGACGTGCTGCACGCGATACTGCGCACGACCGAGCCGCCGGAGACAATGTCGAGCGTGTAGGCCTCGCTGTCTTCGCCGAGCGGCACCTCAACGCCCCAGCCGTCGCCATCGATGCGCGTCCGGCGAATCCACGAGATGCGAACGCCGCCGCTCTCGCGCGACGCCTTGACGTGCACCGGCGACAGCGGCAGCAGCGCGGTCGGGCGCGGCGTCACCGTCAGGGCAACGGCGGTCGGATCGTCATGGTTGCGTCCGACGGCGGCGAGCCGCACCAGGATCGGACGATCCAGTGCATTCAATCCGCGCGCCAGCGGTATGAGGTGCGTGTCGAGCAGGACGAACGGCGCGCCCGATGGCAACACGTCAGTGATAGCGTATTCGCTGCCGGCCTGCCCGCGCAGCAAACGCGATAGTCTATAAGTGCTGCCGTCCACCAGCTCGGCATTGGCGAACTGCAAAACTTCCCAATCGCCCTCCGCGTTCTGTACCGCCGCCGCGTTGGCGCCCGCGAGCACGCGCGCATCGGATACCGACGTCAGCGCGCCGCCGTAGAGCCGCACGCGAAAGACATTGCCGCGATCCCATCGCCCGGCCGGCCCCGCCGGCAACGGGTCGAGCGTTTCACCCGATGTCGAGGGCGCTGGGATGATCGCGGCCGGCTGGAAGCTCGCGCCGTCGGGCGAGGTCCAGACGGTGACCGATGTCGGCCATGGACTGGCGAACACGGCGAGCCGCGTCAGGATCGGCGGCTGCGAGGAATCGATGGTCGGCAAATCGAGCACCGCCGCCTGCACCGGGCCGAGCGCCGCCGGTATCGCAGGCCGCGTTTGCCGTGGCGGCGACAGCGGCACCGAAAACACCTCGGGGTCGATGCTGCGCGCGTTCACCTGCCGCGCTTCGGCATCGAGCGTCGCGCCGATTTCAAACAGCCGCCGCCGCCCGTTGATCGTCACCGCGATCACGTCGCCCGGCGTCAG from Nitrobacter sp. NHB1 carries:
- a CDS encoding DUF2793 domain-containing protein, yielding MTDTPNLGLPYIDGSQAQKHVTHNEALRILDAAIQIGVLDLTLTAPPSTPADGERHVVASGATGAWAGQDDTIATWQDGAWAFLAPKTGWCIWSAADSSLFVFDGAAWQSAGGTASFDDVAHLGVNTAASSPNLLSVKSNAALFTAIAAADGGTGDMRLQVSKESSANTASIFFSDNFSGRAEFGLVGADAFKLKVSADGSSWLEAMVFDAASGRVSFPVNGGPRDVLAANRIYYVRTDGSDGNDGLSNSSGGAFLTIQKAIDAAAAIDLSIYDVTVQLADGTYTGAVVLKTLTGAGRVTIKGNATTPANTLISVTGADAFSGVGFAGSYRLNSLKIQTATSGNALNVQGKGAYVEIANVDFGAAAGVHVRAALGATVNVVGNYAISGGAGRHWNVSYQGLIYSPSVTITLTGTPAFSSQFAIATGAGVIECGSVTYSGAATGTRYSAISNGVISSSGGTLPGNAAGSTASGGQYV